A portion of the Paenibacillus marchantiae genome contains these proteins:
- a CDS encoding class I SAM-dependent methyltransferase produces MDSLRKLIQDIFEQNSLITATWSQLRRRDNVSYTKVQVKPVTLKNQLHYQFAFHYTNKVLHENLTPDEAAERMTLLCEETFRQGLLCTTDADYQILISKKYKVSILTKSPSKTAVDLSHNRKKQYVLEDGVPVSFLVELGIMSEEGRVLARKYDKFRQINRFLEMVQDVIPHLPEGRPLTIVDFGCGKSYLTFALYHYLSVQQRRSLKIIGLDLKADVIEHCNDLANKLHYGDLKFLVGDIADYDELNEVDMVVTLHACDTATDAALEKAVRWGASVILSVPCCQHELFDQIESNVMNPLLSHGILKERFSALATDAIRAKLLDLMGYKTQLLEFIDMEHTPKNILIRAVRGQAGQTADMWNEYTAFRDFIHADPYLERACADLLPGGGKLKEAAPNQGADASQENSNGESTKGVTQDASHCDHC; encoded by the coding sequence GTGGATTCATTGCGAAAGCTTATACAAGACATCTTTGAACAGAATTCGCTGATTACAGCGACCTGGAGCCAGCTGCGCAGACGGGACAATGTCTCGTATACGAAAGTGCAAGTCAAGCCGGTAACGCTCAAGAATCAGCTTCATTATCAATTCGCATTTCATTATACCAACAAAGTGCTGCACGAGAATTTGACTCCGGATGAAGCGGCAGAGCGCATGACTTTGCTATGCGAAGAGACGTTTCGTCAAGGACTGCTCTGTACTACAGACGCAGACTATCAAATTTTGATCAGCAAAAAATATAAAGTGTCCATCTTGACCAAGTCGCCTTCCAAGACTGCGGTGGACCTCTCGCATAATCGCAAAAAGCAATATGTGCTGGAAGATGGAGTTCCCGTTTCATTTCTGGTGGAGCTGGGGATTATGAGCGAGGAAGGCCGCGTTTTGGCTCGCAAGTACGACAAGTTCAGACAGATCAACCGTTTCCTCGAAATGGTTCAGGACGTCATCCCGCATCTGCCGGAGGGCCGTCCACTTACCATTGTTGATTTTGGTTGCGGGAAGTCTTATCTCACCTTTGCTTTATATCACTATTTGTCCGTACAGCAGCGCAGATCGCTTAAAATTATTGGCCTCGACTTAAAAGCCGATGTTATTGAACACTGCAATGATCTGGCAAACAAATTGCATTACGGTGACCTGAAGTTCCTCGTTGGAGACATCGCTGACTATGACGAGTTGAATGAAGTGGATATGGTTGTAACGCTGCATGCCTGTGATACAGCAACCGATGCTGCTTTGGAGAAAGCCGTTCGTTGGGGCGCTTCGGTCATTCTGTCTGTACCGTGCTGTCAGCATGAGCTATTTGATCAGATTGAATCCAACGTGATGAACCCGTTGTTGTCACACGGTATTCTGAAGGAACGTTTCTCCGCTTTGGCAACCGATGCCATTCGGGCCAAGCTGCTCGATCTGATGGGATACAAAACGCAGCTGCTTGAATTTATCGACATGGAGCATACGCCGAAAAATATTTTAATCCGTGCCGTACGAGGCCAGGCTGGGCAGACTGCTGACATGTGGAACGAATATACCGCATTCCGTGATTTCATTCACGCAGATCCTTATTTGGAGCGGGCTTGTGCGGACTTGCTCCCAGGTGGTGGCAAGCTGAAAGAAGCTGCACCGAACCAAGGGGCAGATGCGAGCCAGGAGAATTCAAATGGGGAATCGACCAAAGGTGTCACCCAAGATGCCAGCCACTGTGATCACTGTTGA
- a CDS encoding DUF6483 family protein encodes MFRKDYLLRMMEEMTEAIGKVFTLKQQRKHTEALSELDELLRRQFGLNLSLLNSLPAEDVIEMFRFRGVIEVDNLQQAARLIEEEAYIYNEKAKVEGIDDQEKMESENEALIRLMRSLHFYLYALNNGANPKLLDAPDRVEGILEQTKQYELPARTEKQLALYREQQGRYDQAENSWYRLLQVDDSHPIQYRGEVQAFYERLRQLEDEQLQQGGLPREEVEEGIAELNR; translated from the coding sequence ATGTTCAGGAAAGATTATCTGCTCCGCATGATGGAGGAAATGACAGAAGCGATCGGCAAAGTATTTACACTTAAACAACAGCGAAAACACACGGAGGCTCTGTCCGAGCTGGACGAGCTGCTGCGTAGGCAGTTTGGACTGAATTTATCTCTGCTGAACTCACTGCCGGCCGAGGATGTCATTGAAATGTTCCGTTTTCGCGGCGTCATTGAAGTGGACAATCTGCAACAAGCCGCCAGGCTGATCGAAGAAGAGGCGTACATTTATAATGAAAAGGCCAAAGTAGAGGGCATAGATGACCAGGAAAAAATGGAGTCGGAGAATGAAGCACTTATTCGTCTGATGAGATCACTTCATTTTTACCTGTACGCACTGAATAATGGGGCTAATCCGAAGCTGCTGGATGCACCAGATCGTGTGGAGGGAATATTGGAGCAGACGAAACAATACGAACTTCCGGCACGAACGGAAAAGCAGCTTGCCCTGTATCGTGAACAGCAGGGGCGTTATGATCAGGCTGAGAATAGCTGGTACAGACTGCTGCAGGTAGATGACAGCCATCCCATTCAGTATCGGGGTGAGGTACAGGCTTTCTATGAAAGGTTAAGACAACTGGAAGATGAGCAATTGCAACAAGGTGGTTTGCCTCGTGAGGAAGTGGAAGAGGGGATTGCCGAGCTGAACCGTTAA
- a CDS encoding alpha/beta fold hydrolase, with product MEKVMCDGTTICYAEQGKGEALILLHGYCGSSSYWDEVVPELARSYRCIVPDLRGHGKTDAPVGSYTIDQMGNDVLQLMDELKVDKAFLLGHSMGGYIALSIAQRHPERLNAYGLIHSTAYPDSEEGKEKRLRAVSTIQTEGIVHFVDGLVPGLFAQEHLESLSTQVTRVKEIGYQTAPQGATGAALAMRERPDRRDVLSATPLPVLLVAGEKDAVIPPERTFTSDKPHITQAVIPGAGHMSMYEAPEDLIQVIKQFLTGLSK from the coding sequence ATGGAAAAAGTGATGTGTGACGGAACGACGATTTGTTATGCCGAACAGGGTAAGGGAGAAGCACTCATTTTGCTCCACGGATACTGCGGCAGTTCATCCTACTGGGATGAAGTGGTGCCTGAGCTTGCACGCAGCTATCGTTGCATCGTACCCGATCTGCGTGGACACGGAAAAACGGACGCACCTGTAGGTAGTTATACCATTGATCAGATGGGCAATGACGTATTGCAATTAATGGATGAGCTAAAGGTGGACAAGGCTTTCCTGCTCGGTCACTCCATGGGCGGATATATCGCACTTTCTATCGCACAGCGCCACCCAGAACGATTGAATGCCTACGGCTTGATTCATTCCACAGCCTATCCGGATAGTGAAGAAGGCAAAGAAAAACGCCTTCGTGCAGTATCCACCATTCAGACGGAAGGCATTGTTCACTTTGTAGATGGGCTGGTTCCCGGTTTGTTTGCACAAGAACATTTGGAATCGCTATCGACGCAAGTGACTCGTGTGAAGGAAATTGGTTACCAGACTGCGCCACAAGGGGCAACTGGAGCTGCACTGGCTATGCGGGAACGACCGGATCGTCGTGATGTATTGTCCGCTACACCGCTTCCTGTCCTACTGGTTGCCGGAGAGAAGGATGCCGTCATTCCGCCGGAACGTACATTCACAAGTGACAAACCACATATTACACAAGCCGTGATTCCTGGGGCAGGACATATGAGCATGTATGAAGCTCCGGAAGATTTAATTCAGGTCATTAAACAATTTTTGACGGGATTATCGAAGTAA
- the yyaC gene encoding spore protease YyaC, whose amino-acid sequence MAVYKRELVRHQSREARHNVQGEDLVLFFKHIYKLHSPDEITFVCIGTDRSTGDALGPLTGSLLQEYGVNHVVGTLASPCDADTLEKRLALVPSHHAIIAIDACLGPKQATGTYYLAEHPLIPAKSVGGKLPPVGHYSVAAVVNANGPRPYSILQMTSLHFVMGMSRSIAEAVAEAVKYR is encoded by the coding sequence TTGGCCGTATATAAGCGGGAATTGGTTCGTCATCAAAGTAGGGAAGCCCGCCACAATGTGCAGGGAGAAGACTTGGTATTATTTTTCAAGCACATCTATAAGCTTCATTCACCGGATGAAATCACCTTTGTCTGTATCGGGACGGACCGTTCCACCGGAGATGCTCTGGGCCCACTGACAGGCAGTCTACTGCAGGAGTATGGAGTGAATCACGTTGTAGGAACTCTGGCTTCTCCTTGTGATGCGGATACACTGGAGAAGAGGCTGGCGCTTGTCCCGTCACATCATGCCATCATCGCCATTGATGCTTGTCTGGGTCCAAAACAGGCAACAGGTACATACTATCTTGCGGAACATCCACTGATTCCGGCAAAATCGGTTGGAGGCAAGCTGCCGCCAGTTGGTCATTACAGCGTGGCTGCTGTAGTGAATGCTAATGGACCGAGACCTTATTCCATTCTACAGATGACCTCGCTTCATTTCGTTATGGGCATGTCCAGATCGATTGCAGAGGCGGTCGCCGAAGCAGTGAAATACAGATAA
- a CDS encoding DUF1128 domain-containing protein, with protein sequence MDLTQASAANMEYMIEAIKTKLRMASGAAMQASSFPLAKYEDLFDLYEMVLSKEHLSISEVEAVASELGNLRKS encoded by the coding sequence ATGGATTTAACGCAAGCAAGCGCAGCCAACATGGAATATATGATTGAAGCAATCAAAACGAAGTTGCGGATGGCCAGTGGAGCTGCCATGCAGGCTTCGTCTTTCCCACTTGCGAAGTATGAAGATTTGTTTGACCTGTATGAAATGGTCCTAAGCAAGGAACATCTGAGTATCTCTGAAGTGGAAGCTGTCGCTTCCGAACTGGGTAATCTCCGCAAATCCTAG
- a CDS encoding pirin family protein, giving the protein MIKVVTSEERHTSDRGWIHSEFSFSFADYDDPSNAHFGCLLAHNDNTLMPQEGFKRHPHHDLEIVSYVISGTLKHTDSMGTEQLLEPGTVQVMSAGTGVEHSETNPSEDEPVRFLQMWFLPSQRMLKPSYTNRRVEAQEHLNRLCPIVSGQGGEGAEGALPISQDVTCYLSHLESGQKLMYPQHEDRRTHLFLISGHIEIVCSDGNFNLKPGDAARIRKSCDLQITGTGSETAEFVLVDLP; this is encoded by the coding sequence ATGATTAAAGTAGTGACATCGGAAGAAAGGCACACGTCGGATCGAGGTTGGATACACAGTGAATTCAGCTTTTCCTTTGCGGACTATGATGATCCAAGCAATGCCCATTTTGGCTGTCTTTTGGCTCATAATGACAACACACTGATGCCGCAGGAAGGCTTTAAGCGACATCCACATCATGACTTGGAGATTGTTAGTTATGTCATATCAGGTACGTTGAAACATACGGATAGCATGGGAACGGAGCAATTGTTGGAACCGGGAACAGTTCAGGTCATGAGTGCGGGCACTGGCGTAGAGCATTCAGAGACTAACCCGTCAGAGGATGAACCGGTACGCTTTCTACAGATGTGGTTCCTGCCATCCCAGCGCATGTTGAAGCCCTCGTATACTAATCGTCGTGTAGAGGCTCAGGAGCATCTGAACCGTCTTTGTCCGATTGTATCGGGGCAAGGGGGAGAAGGAGCCGAGGGAGCATTGCCTATTTCACAGGATGTAACTTGTTATCTATCCCATCTGGAATCCGGTCAAAAATTAATGTACCCTCAACATGAAGATAGGCGTACACATCTCTTCCTGATTAGTGGCCATATCGAGATTGTATGTTCAGACGGCAATTTCAATCTCAAGCCGGGTGATGCTGCACGAATCCGCAAAAGCTGTGATCTGCAAATTACAGGTACAGGCAGCGAGACGGCTGAATTTGTATTGGTGGATTTGCCTTGA